From a single Brassica oleracea var. oleracea cultivar TO1000 chromosome C5, BOL, whole genome shotgun sequence genomic region:
- the LOC106294993 gene encoding auxin response factor 6 isoform X2, whose protein sequence is MRLSTAGFNPQPHEGEKRVLNSELWHACAGPLVSLPPVGSRVVYFPQGHSEQVAASTNKEVDAHIPNYPSLHPQLICQLHNVTMHADVETDEVYAQMTLQPLNAQEQKDPYLPAELGVPSRQPTNYFCKTLTASDTSTHGGFSVPRRAAEKVFPPLDYSQQPPAQELMARDLHDNEWKFRHIFRGQPKRHLLTTGWSVFVSAKRLVAGDSVLFIWNDKNQLLLGIRRANRPQTVMPSSVLSSDSMHLGLLAAAAHAAATNSRFTIFYNPRASPSEFVIPLAKYVKAVYHTRVSVGMRFRMLFETEESSVRRYMGTITGICDLDPTRWANSHWRSVKVGWDESTAGERQPRVSLWEIEPLTTFPMYPSPFPLRLKRPWPPGPPSFHGLKEDDMSMGMGMSSPLMWDRGLQSLNFQGMGVNPWMQPRLDASGLLGMQNDVYQAMAAAALQDMRGIDPAKAAASILQFQNPSGFSMQPPSLMQPQMLQQQLSQQQQQLSQQQQQQSYLPVPETHQPQSQSNNLLSQQQQVVDNHNQSASSAAAVSAMSQFGSASQSMTSLCQQQSFLDTNGGNNNPMSPLHTLLSNFSQDESSQLLNLTRTTNSAAMTSSGWPSKRPAVDLSSFGNNSNTQSVIEQLGQSHNTSNVPPNAVSLPPFPGGGRECSIEQEGGSPSDPHSHLLFGVNIDSSSLLMPNGMSNLRSIGIEGGDSTTLPFTTSNFNNDFSGGNLAMTTPSSCIDEPGFLQSSENLGSENQQSNNTFVKVYKSGSFGRSLDITKFSSYHELRSELARMFGLEGQLEDPVRSGWQLVFVDRENDVLLLGDDPWPEFVSSVWCIKILSPQEVQQMGKRGLELLNSAPPSSNNNVVEKLPSNNGNCDDFGSRSDPRNLGNGIASVGGSFNY, encoded by the exons ATGAGATTGTCTACTGCTGGGTTTAATCCTCAACCTCATGAAG GGGAGAAGAGAGTTCTAAATTCTGAGCTGTGGCATGCTTGTGCTGGTCCTCTTGTCTCCTTGCCTCCTGTTGGATCCAGAGTTGTGTATTTCCCTCAAGGTCACAGTGAACAG GTGGCTGCTTCTACCAACAAAGAAGTGGATGCTCATATACCAAACTACCCCAGCTTGCATCCTCAGCTTATCTGTCAGCTTCACAATGTCACAATGCAT GCTGATGTGGAGACTGATGAAGTCTACGCACAAATGACTTTGCAACCCTTGAACGCT CAAGAACAAAAAGATCCATACCTTCCAGCGGAGTTAGGTGTCCCGAGTAGACAGCCTACAAACTATTTCTGCAAAACTCTGACTGCTAGTGATACCAGCACTCACGGTGGTTTCTCTGTTCCTCGACGAGCTGCTGAGAAAGTCTTCCCTCCCTTG GATTACTCTCAGCAGCCTCCAGCTCAAGAGTTGATGGCGAGAGATCTGCACGATAACGAGTGGAAGTTCAGGCATATTTTCAGAG GCCAACCTAAAAGACACCTCCTTACTACTGGTTGGAGCGTTTTTGTGAGTGCTAAAAGGCTTGTCGCTGGTGATTCTGTTCTTTTCATCTG GAACGATAAGAACCAGTTACTTCTTGGTATAAGACGAGCCAATCGTCCACAGACTGTCATGCCTTCGTCTGTTTTGTCAAGTGACAGTATGCATCTAGGCCTTCTTGCTGCTGCTGCTCATGCTGCCGCTACTAATAGTCGCTTCACCATCTTCTACAACCCAAG GGCAAGTCCTTCAGAGTTTGTGATACCCTTGGCTAAGTACGTGAAAGCGGTTTATCACACTCGCGTCTCTGTTGGCATGCGGTTTAGGATGCTGTTTGAAACCGAGGAATCAAGTGTTCGTCG GTACATGGGTACAATAACTGGCATTTGTGATCTAGATCCTACTCGTTGGGCTAATTCTCACTGGCGGTCCGTTAAG GTTGGATGGGATGAGTCAACTGCAGGAGAGAGGCAACCGAGAGTTTCCTTGTGGGAGATTGAGCCTCTGACGACATTCCCGATGTATCCGTCTCCTTTTCCTCTCAGGCTTAAACGTCCATGGCCTCCAGGTCCCCCATCTTTTCATG GACTTAAAGAAGACGATATGAGTATGGGTATGGGTATGAGTTCGCCGCTTATGTGGGACAGAGGACTTCAGTCTCTAAACTTTCAAGGAATGGGTGTAAACCCGTGGATGCAGCCTAGACTTGATGCTTCTGGCTTGCTTGGTATGCAGAATGATGTTTACCAAGCAATGGCTGCAGCTGCTCTTCAAGACATGAGAGGCATTGATCCCGCTAAAGCTGCTGCTTCAATTCTTCAGTTCCAAAACCCCTCGGGCTTCTCAATGCAGCCCCCTTCCTTAATGCAGCCACAGATGCTACAGCAACAGCTCTCTCAGCAGCAGCAACAACTCTCTCAACAGCAGCAGCAACAGTCTTATCTGCCCGTTCCTGAAACCCACCAGCCTCAATCTCAGTCAAACAATCTTCTCTCTCAGCAGCAGCAAGTGGTGGATAATCATAATCAGTCAGCCTCCAGTGCTGCTGCTGTTTCTGCTATGTCTCAGTTTGGTTCTGCTTCTCAGTCCATGACTTCTCTGTGTCAACAACAAAGCTTCTTAGACACCAACGGAGGAAACAACAATCCTATGTCTCCGCTCCACACTCTTCTCAGTAACTTCTCTCAAGACGAGTCTTCGCAACTGCTCAATCTCACTAGAACAACAAACTCTGCTGCAATGACTTCTTCCGGTTGGCCATCAAAGCGTCCTGCAGTTGATTTATCATCGTTCGGCAACAACAGCAACACTCAATCCGTAATTGAGCAACTGGGACAGTCCCACAACACAAGCAACGTTCCTCCAAACGCTGTCTCGTTGCCTCCATTCCCCGGTGGTGGTAGAGAGTGCTCAATAGAGCAAGAAGGAGGAAGCCCCTCAGATCCACATAGCCATCTTCTGTTTGGAGTCAACATAGATTCATCTTCCCTCCTGATGCCAAATGGAATGTCAAACCTTAGAAGCATTGGCATTGAAGGAGGCGACTCCACCACTCTTCCTTTCACAACATCTAACTTCAACAACGACTTCTCCGGTGGTAATCTTGCAATGACCACACCTTCTAGTTGTATAGACGAACCAGGGTTTCTACAGTCCTCTGAAAACCTCGGTTCTGAGAACCAACAATCCAATAATACCTTTGTGAAG GTGTACAAGTCAGGGTCTTTTGGACGATCATTAGATATAACGAAGTTTAGCAGCTACCACGAGCTGCGAAGCGAGCTTGCTCGCATGTTTGGCCTTGAAGGCCAGTTAGAAGACCCTGTGAGATCAGGCTGGCAGCTTGTATTTGTCGACCGAGAGAACGATGTTCTTCTCCTCGGCGATGACCCTTGGCC GGAGTTTGTGAGCAGCGTGTGGTGCATAAAGATACTGTCACCACAAGAAGTGCAGCAGATGGGGAAAAGAGGCCTTGAGCTTCTCAACTCAGCTCCTCCATCCTCAAACAACAACGTCGTCGAGAAGCTCCCGAGCAACAACGGGAACTGCGATGACTTTGGGAGCCGGTCAGACCCGAGGAACCTCGGTAACGGTATTGCATCCGTTGGGGGTTCGTTCAACTACTAG
- the LOC106294993 gene encoding auxin response factor 6 isoform X1, whose protein sequence is MRLSTAGFNPQPHEVTGEKRVLNSELWHACAGPLVSLPPVGSRVVYFPQGHSEQVAASTNKEVDAHIPNYPSLHPQLICQLHNVTMHADVETDEVYAQMTLQPLNAQEQKDPYLPAELGVPSRQPTNYFCKTLTASDTSTHGGFSVPRRAAEKVFPPLDYSQQPPAQELMARDLHDNEWKFRHIFRGQPKRHLLTTGWSVFVSAKRLVAGDSVLFIWNDKNQLLLGIRRANRPQTVMPSSVLSSDSMHLGLLAAAAHAAATNSRFTIFYNPRASPSEFVIPLAKYVKAVYHTRVSVGMRFRMLFETEESSVRRYMGTITGICDLDPTRWANSHWRSVKVGWDESTAGERQPRVSLWEIEPLTTFPMYPSPFPLRLKRPWPPGPPSFHGLKEDDMSMGMGMSSPLMWDRGLQSLNFQGMGVNPWMQPRLDASGLLGMQNDVYQAMAAAALQDMRGIDPAKAAASILQFQNPSGFSMQPPSLMQPQMLQQQLSQQQQQLSQQQQQQSYLPVPETHQPQSQSNNLLSQQQQVVDNHNQSASSAAAVSAMSQFGSASQSMTSLCQQQSFLDTNGGNNNPMSPLHTLLSNFSQDESSQLLNLTRTTNSAAMTSSGWPSKRPAVDLSSFGNNSNTQSVIEQLGQSHNTSNVPPNAVSLPPFPGGGRECSIEQEGGSPSDPHSHLLFGVNIDSSSLLMPNGMSNLRSIGIEGGDSTTLPFTTSNFNNDFSGGNLAMTTPSSCIDEPGFLQSSENLGSENQQSNNTFVKVYKSGSFGRSLDITKFSSYHELRSELARMFGLEGQLEDPVRSGWQLVFVDRENDVLLLGDDPWPEFVSSVWCIKILSPQEVQQMGKRGLELLNSAPPSSNNNVVEKLPSNNGNCDDFGSRSDPRNLGNGIASVGGSFNY, encoded by the exons ATGAGATTGTCTACTGCTGGGTTTAATCCTCAACCTCATGAAG TTACAGGGGAGAAGAGAGTTCTAAATTCTGAGCTGTGGCATGCTTGTGCTGGTCCTCTTGTCTCCTTGCCTCCTGTTGGATCCAGAGTTGTGTATTTCCCTCAAGGTCACAGTGAACAG GTGGCTGCTTCTACCAACAAAGAAGTGGATGCTCATATACCAAACTACCCCAGCTTGCATCCTCAGCTTATCTGTCAGCTTCACAATGTCACAATGCAT GCTGATGTGGAGACTGATGAAGTCTACGCACAAATGACTTTGCAACCCTTGAACGCT CAAGAACAAAAAGATCCATACCTTCCAGCGGAGTTAGGTGTCCCGAGTAGACAGCCTACAAACTATTTCTGCAAAACTCTGACTGCTAGTGATACCAGCACTCACGGTGGTTTCTCTGTTCCTCGACGAGCTGCTGAGAAAGTCTTCCCTCCCTTG GATTACTCTCAGCAGCCTCCAGCTCAAGAGTTGATGGCGAGAGATCTGCACGATAACGAGTGGAAGTTCAGGCATATTTTCAGAG GCCAACCTAAAAGACACCTCCTTACTACTGGTTGGAGCGTTTTTGTGAGTGCTAAAAGGCTTGTCGCTGGTGATTCTGTTCTTTTCATCTG GAACGATAAGAACCAGTTACTTCTTGGTATAAGACGAGCCAATCGTCCACAGACTGTCATGCCTTCGTCTGTTTTGTCAAGTGACAGTATGCATCTAGGCCTTCTTGCTGCTGCTGCTCATGCTGCCGCTACTAATAGTCGCTTCACCATCTTCTACAACCCAAG GGCAAGTCCTTCAGAGTTTGTGATACCCTTGGCTAAGTACGTGAAAGCGGTTTATCACACTCGCGTCTCTGTTGGCATGCGGTTTAGGATGCTGTTTGAAACCGAGGAATCAAGTGTTCGTCG GTACATGGGTACAATAACTGGCATTTGTGATCTAGATCCTACTCGTTGGGCTAATTCTCACTGGCGGTCCGTTAAG GTTGGATGGGATGAGTCAACTGCAGGAGAGAGGCAACCGAGAGTTTCCTTGTGGGAGATTGAGCCTCTGACGACATTCCCGATGTATCCGTCTCCTTTTCCTCTCAGGCTTAAACGTCCATGGCCTCCAGGTCCCCCATCTTTTCATG GACTTAAAGAAGACGATATGAGTATGGGTATGGGTATGAGTTCGCCGCTTATGTGGGACAGAGGACTTCAGTCTCTAAACTTTCAAGGAATGGGTGTAAACCCGTGGATGCAGCCTAGACTTGATGCTTCTGGCTTGCTTGGTATGCAGAATGATGTTTACCAAGCAATGGCTGCAGCTGCTCTTCAAGACATGAGAGGCATTGATCCCGCTAAAGCTGCTGCTTCAATTCTTCAGTTCCAAAACCCCTCGGGCTTCTCAATGCAGCCCCCTTCCTTAATGCAGCCACAGATGCTACAGCAACAGCTCTCTCAGCAGCAGCAACAACTCTCTCAACAGCAGCAGCAACAGTCTTATCTGCCCGTTCCTGAAACCCACCAGCCTCAATCTCAGTCAAACAATCTTCTCTCTCAGCAGCAGCAAGTGGTGGATAATCATAATCAGTCAGCCTCCAGTGCTGCTGCTGTTTCTGCTATGTCTCAGTTTGGTTCTGCTTCTCAGTCCATGACTTCTCTGTGTCAACAACAAAGCTTCTTAGACACCAACGGAGGAAACAACAATCCTATGTCTCCGCTCCACACTCTTCTCAGTAACTTCTCTCAAGACGAGTCTTCGCAACTGCTCAATCTCACTAGAACAACAAACTCTGCTGCAATGACTTCTTCCGGTTGGCCATCAAAGCGTCCTGCAGTTGATTTATCATCGTTCGGCAACAACAGCAACACTCAATCCGTAATTGAGCAACTGGGACAGTCCCACAACACAAGCAACGTTCCTCCAAACGCTGTCTCGTTGCCTCCATTCCCCGGTGGTGGTAGAGAGTGCTCAATAGAGCAAGAAGGAGGAAGCCCCTCAGATCCACATAGCCATCTTCTGTTTGGAGTCAACATAGATTCATCTTCCCTCCTGATGCCAAATGGAATGTCAAACCTTAGAAGCATTGGCATTGAAGGAGGCGACTCCACCACTCTTCCTTTCACAACATCTAACTTCAACAACGACTTCTCCGGTGGTAATCTTGCAATGACCACACCTTCTAGTTGTATAGACGAACCAGGGTTTCTACAGTCCTCTGAAAACCTCGGTTCTGAGAACCAACAATCCAATAATACCTTTGTGAAG GTGTACAAGTCAGGGTCTTTTGGACGATCATTAGATATAACGAAGTTTAGCAGCTACCACGAGCTGCGAAGCGAGCTTGCTCGCATGTTTGGCCTTGAAGGCCAGTTAGAAGACCCTGTGAGATCAGGCTGGCAGCTTGTATTTGTCGACCGAGAGAACGATGTTCTTCTCCTCGGCGATGACCCTTGGCC GGAGTTTGTGAGCAGCGTGTGGTGCATAAAGATACTGTCACCACAAGAAGTGCAGCAGATGGGGAAAAGAGGCCTTGAGCTTCTCAACTCAGCTCCTCCATCCTCAAACAACAACGTCGTCGAGAAGCTCCCGAGCAACAACGGGAACTGCGATGACTTTGGGAGCCGGTCAGACCCGAGGAACCTCGGTAACGGTATTGCATCCGTTGGGGGTTCGTTCAACTACTAG